From Vanacampus margaritifer isolate UIUO_Vmar chromosome 8, RoL_Vmar_1.0, whole genome shotgun sequence, a single genomic window includes:
- the LOC144056871 gene encoding proliferation-associated protein 2G4-like: MSDDEQEQTIAEDLVVTKYKMGGDIANQALRLVMEAAKPGVPVLSLCDKGDAYIMVETGKVFKKEKDMKKGIAFPTSISVNNCVCHFSPLKSDPDYTLKDGDLVKIDLGVHVDGFIANVAHSFVVGATQENPVTGRKADVIKAAHLCAEAALRLVKPGNQNTQVTEAWGKISQSFKCSPIEGMLSHQLKQHVIDGEKTIIQNPTDQQRKDHEKAEFEVHEVYAVDVLVSTGEGKARDGGLRTTIYKRDPSKQYGLKMKTSRTFFSEVERRFDAMPFTLRAFEDEAKARLGVVECAKHELLQPFSVLHEKEGEFVAQFKFTVLLMANGPHRITGGPFEPEFYKSEHEVQDAELKTLLQSSASRKTQKKKKKKASKTAENAAGQPSEETEAAE, from the exons ATGTCCGACGACGAGCAAGAGCAGACCATTGCCGAGGACCTAGTGGTCACCAAGTACAAGATGGGGGGCGACATTGCCAACC AGGCTCTGCGTCTGGTTATGGAAGCAGCCAAGCCCGGAGTGCCTGTGCTCAGCCTATGTGACAAAGGTGACGCCTACATCATGGTCGAAACTGGGAAGGTGTTCAAGAAGGAGAAGGACATGAAAAAAG GCATTGCCTTTCCTACCAGCATCTCGGTTAATAACTGTGTTTGCCACTTCTCGCCCCTGAAGAGTGACCCTGACTACACACTTAAAGATGGCGATCTGGTCAAAAT TGACCTCGGCGTTCACGTAGACGGATTCATTGCTAACGTTGCTCACAGCTTTGTGGTGGGAGCCACTCAG GAGAACCCCGTCACGGGACGCAAAGCTGACGTCATCAAAGCAGCCCACCTATGCGCCGAAGCCGCTCTTCGCCTCGTCAAACCTGGTAACCAG AACACTCAGGTGACAGAGGCTTGGGGCAAGATCTCCCAGTCATTTAAATGCTCCCCTATTGAGG GTATGTTGTCTCATCAATTAAAGCAGCATGTCATCGATGGAGAGAAGACCATCATTCAGAACCCAACAGACCAAcaaag GAAGGATCACGAGAAGGCAGAGTTTGAGGTGCACGAAGTTTACGCTGTGGACGTCTTGGTCAGCACAGGAGAAGGGAAG GCCCGAGATGGAGGTCTAAGGACCACCATATATAAGAGGGACCCCAGTAAGCAGTATGGCCTGAAGATGAAGACTTCCCGTACTTTCTTCAGTGAGGTTGAACGCCGCTTTGATGCCATGCCCTTCACTCTGAG AGCGTTCGAGGATGAGGCCAAAGCCCGGCTAGGAGTCGTGGAATGTGCCAAGCATGAGTTGCTGCAGCCCTTCAGCGTCCTTCACGAGAAAGAGG GAGAGTTTGTAGCTCAGTTTAAGTTCACAGTGCTGCTGATGGCCAACGGGCCTCACAGGATCACCGGCGGGCCCTTTGAGCCGGAGTTCTACAAGTCAGAGCATGAAGTCCAAGACGCCGAGCTAAAG ACTTTACTACAGAGCTCTGCAAGCAGGAaaacacagaagaagaagaaaaagaag GCCTCAAAGACGGCGGAAAATGCAGCAGGACAGCCAAGTGAGGAAACAGAAGCAGCAGAATAA
- the apof gene encoding uncharacterized protein apof isoform X1: protein MGCPGKKKGFSLADRGKNGLEFEANPWRGHRRIVQSAVFSVFIQAALWTLLLFAEERMASKFKWLIVVLLLLNEQALCEVQPSPLSPAGVTAQLYPQTQPQFGLPIAAEPDSESTAEKNLNSAKYIVSILKAKLQGKIPDLHNERNISCRELLSSSGLDDPLSSRFPQELLGLSLVPVLVVAGCPQEAHALVGKLYGLLGVADTNELLLEVEDLIQRTKSPPEPVTSTQESQQAERHLEAVMFNIQQLATVGKGSGRAKMRQNCDGWTKVNGAMLLGVVVPDTNGGLEAALDDCERMGVMCAGVTSGELPGRYQAVFKKGSRILPSHASDCWIHQCSAELSFTGASARRLRRDLRRSCINPKEERVYKVMEWIPAVSTLYNLGTAVYYASVNCSETAKERAVLTAVDLGTDALMVATGGAAGVAGYALGAGVKTGVKAGVKYILGSLKQEDDVLVNQAKWDEGVFTVP from the exons ATGGGAtgtcctgggaaaaaaaagggattctCATTGGCGGATCGGGGAAAAAATGGCTTGGAATTTGAGGCGAACCCGTGGAGAGGACATAGAAGAATCGTACAATCGGCAGTCTTCTCAGTTTTCATCCAGGCTGCCCTGTGGACTCTGCTTCTATTTGCTGAGGAAAG GATGGCCTCCAAGTTCAAGTGGCTGATTGTGGTCTTGCTCCTGCTAAATGAACAAGCTCTATGCGAGGTGCAGCCTTCTCCGTTGTCGCCAGCTGGAGTGACGGCCCAACTATATCCTCAAACACAGCCACAGTTTGGTCTCCCGATTGCAGCAGAACCTGATTCTGAATCGACTGCAGAGAAGAACCTAAATTCAGCCAAATACATTGTATCCATCCTCAAGGCAAAGCTACAAGGGAAGATTCCAGATCTCCACAATGAGAGGAATATAAGCTGTAGGGAGCTGTTGTCAAGCAGTGGTCTTGATGACCCTTTATCCTCCAGGTTCCCTCAGGAGCTTCTGGGTCTGTCTTTGGTGCCGGTGCTGGTGGTGGCCGGCTGCCCGCAAGAGGCGCACGCTCTTGTGGGCAAGCTGTACGGCCTGCTGGGGGTGGCCGATACCAACGAACTCCTTCTGGAAGTGGAAGACCTCATCCAGAGGACAAAGTCGCCACCTGAACCTGTAACGTCCACTCAGGAGAGCCAGCAAGCAGAGCGCCACCTAGAGGCTGTCATGTTCAACATTCAGCAGCTGGCCACGGTGGGAAAGGGTTCGGGGCGAGCTAAGATGAGGCAGAATTGCGACGGTTGGACCAAAGTTAACGGAGCCATGCTGCTTGGAGTCGTCGTCCCGGACACTAACGGTGGACTGGAGGCGGCTTTGGACGACTGTGAGAGGATGGGGGTCATGTGTGCTGGGGTCACAAGCGGCGAGCTCCCTGGACGATATCAGGCAGTGTTTAAGAAAGGCAGTCGTATCCTACCCTCTCACGCCTCTGACTGTTGGATCCATCAGTGTAGCGCAGAGCTTTCATTCACAGGCGCCTCTGCCCGACGACTGCGACGCGACCTCCGGAGGTCGTGCATCAACCCGAAGGAGGAGCGTGTGTACAAAGTGATGGAGTGGATCCCCGCGGTCAGCACCCTCTACAACTTGGGCACGGCCGTGTATTACGCATCGGTCAACTGCTCCGAAACGGCAAAAGAGAGAGCCGTGCTCACTGCCGTGGACCTCGGCACGGACGCCCTCATGGTCGCCACGGGCGGCGCCGCCGGCGTGGCCGGTTACGCTCTGGGCGCTGGTGTCAAGACGGGCGTCAAGGCTGGGGTCAAGTACATACTTGGCTCCTTGAAGCAGGAAGACGACGTGTTGGTGAACCAGGCCAAATGGGATGAAGGGGTCTTTACTGTACCGTAA
- the apof gene encoding uncharacterized protein apof isoform X2 translates to MASKFKWLIVVLLLLNEQALCEVQPSPLSPAGVTAQLYPQTQPQFGLPIAAEPDSESTAEKNLNSAKYIVSILKAKLQGKIPDLHNERNISCRELLSSSGLDDPLSSRFPQELLGLSLVPVLVVAGCPQEAHALVGKLYGLLGVADTNELLLEVEDLIQRTKSPPEPVTSTQESQQAERHLEAVMFNIQQLATVGKGSGRAKMRQNCDGWTKVNGAMLLGVVVPDTNGGLEAALDDCERMGVMCAGVTSGELPGRYQAVFKKGSRILPSHASDCWIHQCSAELSFTGASARRLRRDLRRSCINPKEERVYKVMEWIPAVSTLYNLGTAVYYASVNCSETAKERAVLTAVDLGTDALMVATGGAAGVAGYALGAGVKTGVKAGVKYILGSLKQEDDVLVNQAKWDEGVFTVP, encoded by the coding sequence ATGGCCTCCAAGTTCAAGTGGCTGATTGTGGTCTTGCTCCTGCTAAATGAACAAGCTCTATGCGAGGTGCAGCCTTCTCCGTTGTCGCCAGCTGGAGTGACGGCCCAACTATATCCTCAAACACAGCCACAGTTTGGTCTCCCGATTGCAGCAGAACCTGATTCTGAATCGACTGCAGAGAAGAACCTAAATTCAGCCAAATACATTGTATCCATCCTCAAGGCAAAGCTACAAGGGAAGATTCCAGATCTCCACAATGAGAGGAATATAAGCTGTAGGGAGCTGTTGTCAAGCAGTGGTCTTGATGACCCTTTATCCTCCAGGTTCCCTCAGGAGCTTCTGGGTCTGTCTTTGGTGCCGGTGCTGGTGGTGGCCGGCTGCCCGCAAGAGGCGCACGCTCTTGTGGGCAAGCTGTACGGCCTGCTGGGGGTGGCCGATACCAACGAACTCCTTCTGGAAGTGGAAGACCTCATCCAGAGGACAAAGTCGCCACCTGAACCTGTAACGTCCACTCAGGAGAGCCAGCAAGCAGAGCGCCACCTAGAGGCTGTCATGTTCAACATTCAGCAGCTGGCCACGGTGGGAAAGGGTTCGGGGCGAGCTAAGATGAGGCAGAATTGCGACGGTTGGACCAAAGTTAACGGAGCCATGCTGCTTGGAGTCGTCGTCCCGGACACTAACGGTGGACTGGAGGCGGCTTTGGACGACTGTGAGAGGATGGGGGTCATGTGTGCTGGGGTCACAAGCGGCGAGCTCCCTGGACGATATCAGGCAGTGTTTAAGAAAGGCAGTCGTATCCTACCCTCTCACGCCTCTGACTGTTGGATCCATCAGTGTAGCGCAGAGCTTTCATTCACAGGCGCCTCTGCCCGACGACTGCGACGCGACCTCCGGAGGTCGTGCATCAACCCGAAGGAGGAGCGTGTGTACAAAGTGATGGAGTGGATCCCCGCGGTCAGCACCCTCTACAACTTGGGCACGGCCGTGTATTACGCATCGGTCAACTGCTCCGAAACGGCAAAAGAGAGAGCCGTGCTCACTGCCGTGGACCTCGGCACGGACGCCCTCATGGTCGCCACGGGCGGCGCCGCCGGCGTGGCCGGTTACGCTCTGGGCGCTGGTGTCAAGACGGGCGTCAAGGCTGGGGTCAAGTACATACTTGGCTCCTTGAAGCAGGAAGACGACGTGTTGGTGAACCAGGCCAAATGGGATGAAGGGGTCTTTACTGTACCGTAA